Proteins encoded in a region of the Mercenaria mercenaria strain notata chromosome 1, MADL_Memer_1, whole genome shotgun sequence genome:
- the LOC128546285 gene encoding sorbitol dehydrogenase-like, with translation MTDKNLSAVLHGKEDLQLEDMNIPEPGPGEVQVRMQHVGICGTDLHLYQTGMLGSKSVKEPMPIGHESAGVISKLGEGVSSVKVGDRVALEPVFGCMACQVCKKGDYNLCKDVKVCGVPPKWGSMTRYFIHRAADCYKLPDHVTTEEGALMEPLTIAIHSCRRAGVCLGSKVLVLGDGPISIMVVLAAKASGATKICVTGKHDNRLNVAKQVGAHFCVNVASKEPKEAADMVTNALGEMYDCSIDCIGAEISIHTAFLATRSGGNVVLAGLRQNTITIPILAAVGREVDIRGVMVNAHCYPIALDMVASGQVNIKPLVSHVFPLEKVNEAFEKAATKDCMKVMIKCSKN, from the exons ATGACAGACAAAAATTTGTCAGCCGTTCTTCATGGAAAGGAAGATCTTCAGTTG GAAGACATGAATATTCCAGAGCCTGGACCAGGGG AGGTTCAGGTGAGAATGCAGCATGTAGGGATATGTGGCACAGATTTACATTTATACCAGACAGGGATGTTAGGAAGCAAAAGTGTTAAAGAACCCATGCCTATCGGTCATGAATCAGCCGGTGTCATCAGCAAGCTGGGGGAAGGTGTTAGTTCTGTTAAAGTTG GTGATAGGGTAGCTCTGGAACCTGTATTTGGGTGTATGGCGTGTCAAGTCTGTAAGAAAGGGGACTACAATCTCTGCAAAGATGTGAAAGTATGTGGTGTACCACCGAAATGGGGAAGCATGACAAGATATTTTATACACAGAGCTGCTGATTGCTATAA GCTACCAGATCACGTGACTACTGAAGAAGGTGCCTTGATGGAACCACTTACTATTGCTATCCATTCCTGTCGCCGTGCTGGCGTGTGTCTTGGTAGCAAAGTCCTTGTTCTTGGTGACG GACCAATAAGTATAATGGTTGTACTGGCAGCCAAAGCAAGTGGTGCCACAAAGATCTGTGTTACAG GTAAGCATGATAACCGCCTAAATGTAGCTAAACAAGTTGGAGCACATTTCTGTGTTAATGTTGCATCAAAGGAACCGAAGGAGGCGGCAGACATGGTGACCAACGCTTTGGGAGAGATGTATGACTGTTCTATAGATTGTATTGGTGCAGAAATTAGTATTCATACCGCTTTTCTA GCAACACGTAGTGGGGGAAATGTGGTCCTTGCCGGACTTAGACAAAACACCATTACCATTCCCATCCTTGCCGCTGTCGGAAGAGAAGTTGACATCCGTGGAGTAATGGTTAATGCACACTGTTACCCTATCGCACTTGATATGGTTGCTTCAG GTCAAGTAAACATAAAACCACTGGTATCGCATGTATTCCCTTTAGAAAAGGTTAATGAGGCATTCGAAAAGGCAGCGACAAAAGATTGCATGAAAGTGATGATCAAGTGTTCCAAGAACTAA